In Pangasianodon hypophthalmus isolate fPanHyp1 chromosome 29, fPanHyp1.pri, whole genome shotgun sequence, one genomic interval encodes:
- the trir gene encoding telomerase RNA component interacting RNase → MEEKGRSRESSSSSSSSSSSGSESSSGPSSPASPGSGAPKAGSSSAAAAAGGNAFANDGSFMELFKKKMEEERRRKELEDAGNGQATEDKKPVSVASFVGKRRGGAKLALKTGVVAKKQKLDSEAETGKGDAWSKYMAEVKKYKAHQCGDDDKTRPLVK, encoded by the exons ATGGAGGAGAAAGGAAGGAGCAGGgagagcagcagcagtagcagcagtagcagcagcagtggcaGTGAGTCGAGCAGCGGGCCCTCTTCCCCCGCCAGCCCCGGCTCCGGAGCGCCCAAAGCGGGCAGCAGCagcgccgccgccgccgccggaGGAAACGCCTTCGCCAACGACGGCAGCTTCATGGAGCTTTTCaagaagaagatggaggaggagcGGCGGAGAAAGGAGCTGGAGGACGCGGGAAACGGGCAGGCGACTGAGGACAAGAAGCCCGTTAGCGTGGCCAGCTTT GTGGGCAAGCGCAGAGGCGGCGCCAAGCTGGCACTCAAGACTGGAGTGGTGGCCAAGAAGCAGAAACTCGACTCGGAG gctgagACGGGTAAAGGAGACGCCTGGTCTAAGTACATGGCCGAGGTAAAAAAGTACAAAGCTCACCAGTGTGGAGATGACGACAAAACCAGACCTCTGGTCAAATAG